GGGAGCTGTACTATGAAGAACTGCGCCATATGGAACTCAGCCGCATCTCTTACATCTTTGCGACCACAGGAAAGTCCGATGAATTCGGCAAGACCTATCAGGTAGATAACCTGTCAAAAAGCAGCTACTGGTATGAAAGGGTCAGTAAGTATAATAACTATTATAACAAGGGCGTGAAAACAGTCTATGGTACACAGTTCACCGTCAGCCCATACCATTTGTTATGGCCGGTACCACAGTCTGATATAGACGCTAACAGGAACGGACAATTGAACCAGAATTTCGGGTATTCCGGATACGAGTTTAATCAGGCGCCGATAGATAATCTGGAGGAGGCTATCCGTGCGCAGGATTAGTGTGCGGTATAGCCTGGGACTATAAACGAAAAGCGCCGCTACAGTAAAGGATGTACCGGCGCTTCTGTTATTATATTGTCTGATGGTAAGCAGGTTGCTTATGCTGTCACTGGCAGTTTACTTTCCAGGTGTCTGATCACAAATGATTTGATCTGTGTATAGGCATCATCTCTGGCTTCTGCATAAGAGATGTTATACTTCCGCGTAATGGTCTGCATCTCTGCCGGGAATCTTTCCAGTAATTTATCATAGTAGACATCCAGCTCTTCCTTGTTGGGTAGTTCATAACCAATTTGTAACTGGAACCGTCTTAACAGTGCCTTATCGATGATATGCGCATGGTTGGTAGCAGCGATCAGTAATGCTTTTTCCGGGAAATAGTCGATCAACTGTATCATAGTATTCACCAGCCTTCTCATTTCCCCCACGTCTTTGTCGTCGTTTCCACGGGCCTTACCTACCTGGTCAAATTCATCCAGGAATAGCACGGCTCTGTCCCTTGTGGCCTTATCGAATACCTGTTTGATATTCTGAGAGGTTTCCCCGATGCGTGCGGACACAATACTAC
The DNA window shown above is from Chitinophaga agri and carries:
- a CDS encoding AAA family ATPase; translated protein: MNVADFIINDREQVSLSDVLLSHDNKTKIEQLIKEHFHIEELHKFGLPVNNKLLLHGSSGCGKTTTAKAIAKALNRTLLILDLSSIVSARIGETSQNIKQVFDKATRDRAVLFLDEFDQVGKARGNDDKDVGEMRRLVNTMIQLIDYFPEKALLIAATNHAHIIDKALLRRFQLQIGYELPNKEELDVYYDKLLERFPAEMQTITRKYNISYAEARDDAYTQIKSFVIRHLESKLPVTA